The DNA sequence CGAAGAGGGCGTCGACGAGGTCCTGCAGGGTCTTGCCCAGCGGGGCGATGCGGTACTCGACGGCGAGTGGGCGGGTGCCGGTGACGACCCGTTCGACCATGCCGTTGCGTTCGAGTCGGCGCAGCGTGGCGGTCAGCGACTTCTGGGTGACCGCCGGGATCTCCCGGCGGAGCTCGTTGAACCGCAACGGCCGCCCGCACAGCGTCTCCAGCACCCGTAACGACCATTTGTCCAGTACCTGGTCCAGTAGTTCCCGCTGCTCGGCATTGAGTGGGGAGTCAGCTTCCGCGAGGGTGGTTTCCGGCATGACACCTAGTATCGTTGAAGTTCCCTTCGGATACCAGGTAGAAGTTTGATACCACTATTCGTCGAAGAAGGGATCCGTCCGTGAGCGTGCAACTGCTGTCCCCGGAGGGGATGGCCCAGCCCGTCCCGTACCACCATGTGTCGATCGCCACCGGCAGTCGCCAGGTACACGTCGCCGGCCAGGTCGGGCGGGACGCCGACGGCAAGCCGGTCGGCGACACCGACGAGCTCGCCGACCAGGTGGCGCAGGCGTTGCGCAACACCGCGCGCGGTCTGGCCGGTGCCGGCGCGAGCTTCGCGGACGTGGTCCGGCTGCGGTTCTATGTCACCGACTGGACCCCGGAGCAGATGGACGACCTGATGGCCGGCGTCGGGCGGGTGGCCGACGAACTCGCTATCCCGCAGCCGTTCCCACCGTCGTCGCTGATCGGCGTCGAGGTGCTGTACGCCCCCGACGTGCGCGTCGAGATCGAGGCCGACGCGGTCCTGGACTGAGCGGCCCGGCCGTGCGGGCGGCTGCGGCCGAGCGGGCTGTGGCGTCAGCGCGGAACCAGTCCGTTCTGGTACGCCCACACCACGGTCTGCAGCCGGTCCCGTACGCCGATCTTCGCCATCGCCCGTCCCAGATGCGACTTGACGGTGCTGGTCTCGATGAACAGTTCGTCGGCGATCTCGTTGTTGGACAGGCCCCTGGCGAGCAGCCGGACGATCTCCGCCTCCCGGGGGGTCAACTGCTGCGCGGCCGCCGACTCGGGTGACGCCGCCGGACGTCGTCGGGCGAATTCGGCGATCACCCGGCGGGTCACCGCCTGGTCGACCAGGCCGTAGCCGGCCGCCAGCCGGCGGATCGCGTCGATCAGGTCCTCGGGCTCGCAGTCCTTGAGGATGAATCCGCTGGCCCCGGCTTCGAGCGCGCCGAAGACGTACTCGTCGAGGTCGAACGTGGTCACCACCAAGACCGCTGGCGGTGACTCGCCGGCTTCGGCGAGGATCTGCCGGGTCGCGGTGAGCCCGTCCCCGCCGGGCATCCGCACGTCCATGCAGATCACGTCGGGGCGCAGCCGGCGGGCGGTGCTGACCGCCGCCGACCCGCTCGACGCCTCCGCCACCACCTCGATGTCGGCGGCCTGCTCCAGCAGCACCCGGAAACCGGCCCGGACCACCGCCTGGTCGTCCACCAGCATCACCCGGATCGTCCCGGCACCGGCGTCAGCCCCGGCTTCCGCAGTGGTCACGACCGCTCACCTCCGTCGTCCGTCAGCGTCACAGTGACAGACCAGCCGCCGTCGGCGGTCGGCCCGTCCGCGAACCGGGCACCGATCAACTGGGCCCGTTCCCGCATGCCGACCAGGCCGACGCCGCTGCTGCTCCGGGCCGCCGGCTCCGGGCGTCGGGCCGGTGGTGCGTTCACCACCGCCAGCGAAACCTCACGCGGCAGATACCGCAGCGTGACCTGGACCGGAGCGCCCGGCGCGTGCTGCCGGGCGTTGGACAGCGCCTCCTGCACCGTCCGGTAGAGCGCCACGTCGGCGATCGGCGACACCGGGCGGGGCGTCCCGTCGACGGTGACGTCGACCGGCGTACCGAGGTCCCGGGCGGTCCGGACCAGTTCGTCGAGCACGGCCAGCCCGGGCACCGGAACGGTGCCCTCGCCGTCGAGGTACGGGCCGGCACCGTCGGTCCGGTCCGGCGGACCGGCACGCAGCACCCCGACGACCAGTCGCAGATTGTCCAACGTCGCCTTGCCCTGCGCCCGGATCCAGGCCACCCCCTCCTTTGCCGCGGCCGGATCCCGGTCGATCAACTGCTGCACCGCCGCCGCCTGCACCACCATGCCGGACAGGTGGTGCGCGGCGACGTCGTGCAGCTCCCGGGCCATCTGGGTGCGTTCCGCGCCGATCGCCGCCCGTACCTTCGCCTGCTGGGTCCGGACCGCCTCGGCGGCCTGCTGACGGAGCAACCGCACATAGCGCCGGTGGGTGGCCACATAGCTGCCGACGAACGCGCCGCCGAGATAGGACAGCGCGCTCGACCCCGCCGGGCCGACCGCCGGCAGCAGGCCGGACGATGCCGCCACCGCGGTGCCGACCGAGGCCGCCGCCTCGACCGCCACCGCCGTCCCGACCAGCGCGAAGGACCGCCGGGTCGGCAGCAGACCCCCGATGGTGTACGCCACGACGAACGGCGCGAACCCCCGAATCGTCGCGTCCGGTGGAGACGACGCGATCATCACGACCTGGACGCCGACCACGGCGGCGAGGCAGACCAGCGGGCGGACCCGGCGCAGACACAGCAGCAGGGCCTGTCCGACGGCGAGGCAGACCAGCAGCCACTCCCGTGCCGGGGCGAGCGCGAACGCGTCCGGCGGCGTCACCACCCAGAACAGCGCCGCCAGCATCGTGAACGTCAGTGCGGCGACGCCGGCCGCGAGCAGACAGTCACGGACGAACGGCCGGCCCTCGATGTGGTCGTTCATGGTCGTCGGCATCCTCTGTTCCAGGTCGTGACAAACCGCGACGGGCGGTCTGGCCGGTGTCGAGTTGGCGGTTCGTGCTGTCAGTAGGAGATGTCCGGCGCGAGCAGCATGAACTCGATAGCGAACCATCCCGTACCGGCGAGGGCCAGCAGAACCAGGATGCTGCCGGCGGTGCGCGACCAGCCGACCCGACGGCGGACGTCGTCGACCAGCCGGACCGCCGCCGGGACCACCCCGAGCAGGCCGATCAGCTGGAACAGCTGCACGGTGCGCAGCGAGACGGTGGAGAGATCCTCCAGCCTCATGATCAGCACCAGACCCACCGCCCAGCTGGTGAGCGCGAGCAGGGCACTGCCGACGGCGACCCGGCTCAGCACCCGAGCGGTGCGTCCGGCCCGGTCGCGGGGTGCCCGGCGCAGGACCCGCCGGCCGATCGCCCCGACCGGCCAGGCGAGGACGGTGAGCAGCAGGACCACCGCCGACGCCCCGATCACGCCGAGGGCCAGGACGGTGCCACGGGCCGGTTCGACCGGCAGTAGCGCGAACGCGGAGTCGAAGGCGATCGCCTCCACCTTGCCGCCGGCCGCCCGCATCGCGATGGTGTGCTGACCGCCCACCTCACGCCACACCCACGGCTCGATCTCCTCGTAGACGGCGGCGGAATCGGACAGCGGACGCGGCTCGAACAGCAGGCGGCCGTCGTCACGGACGCTCACCGTGGTCCGCCCGGTCAGGCCGATCAGGGTCAGGAAGTTGCTCCGGACGGTGCGGGAGCTTTCGTACGTGCCGGCGGCCATCGCGGCCCGCTCGGCCGAGCCGGCCGGCGCGTTGGACACCGCCGCCGCCTCTGCCCCTGCAGCCGGCGTCGCCGCCGGGAAGTAGCGGTCGGCGAACTGTTCGGTCAGGGTCAGCCGCAGCTCGTGGTTGGCCAGCGCCGACGTGCCGGTGCTGTTCAGCGAGACGAAGAAGCCTGCGCCTTCCTCCGGGTAGATCTGCAGGTGGCTGTGGAAGTACAGGGTGTCGCCGCCGTGTCCGATGATCCGCCGACCGTTGCGGCTCTCGTCGAAGAATCCGAGGGTCATCCGGGGGCCGGCCGCGAGCGTTCCGAGCGACGCCGCGTCCAGCGCCGGCTGGTGCATCAGGTCGAGTGTCGACGCGTCCAGCAACGGCTGGTCACCGACCGGTTCACCCAGGTGGGCGAGCATGAACCGGGCCATGTCCGGGGCGGAGGCGCTCATCGCCCCGGCCGGCGGGGTGCCGACGATCTCGAACGGGCCGGCCTGGGCGGACGCGGTGGCGTACCCCTGCGACATGCGGCCGGCCAGCGGCGCGGGCAGCGGCTGGACGAAGGACGACGACGTCATGCCGAGCCGGTCGAAGATGTTGCGCTGGACGTACTCCTCGAACGGGACGCCGCTGACCCGCTCGACGATGTAGCCGGCCAGCGAGTTGCCGTAGTTGGAGTACGCCGGCACGGTGCCCGGCCGGAAGATCTGCTCCGGTGGGTCGGTGACCAGCGCCTCACGCAGATCGGCCGGGGTGCCTTCCTGCCCGATCAGGCCGGCGATTCGTTCCTCGAAGCCGGGGGTGTGGGTCAGCAGGTGCCGCAGGGTGATCGGCTCGTCGAAGCTGCGGGGGAGGTCGAAGTCGAGGTAGCGGTCGATGTCGGTGTCGAGGTCGAGACGGCCGTCCTGAACGAGTTGCATGACGGCGGTGGCGGTGGCGAGTTTCGACACCGAGCCGATCCGGAACAGGTGCTGCTCCGGATCGACCGGTACCGCTGTGTCGCCGGTGTCGCCGGTGCCGGTGTCGGCGTGGCCGTACCCCCGGGTGGTGACGATCTTGCCGTCGTGGACGACGGCGACGGTGGCCCCGGCGATGTCGTTACGCTCCAGCGCGGCCGGGAGCACGTCGTCGAGCCAGGCGTCGACGTCACCGCCGTCCAGCGGAGCTGGTTCGACGGCGGCTGCCGGGGTGCCGTCGGCCGGGGTGGTGGCTGTCGGGGTCGGGTCCGGTGCGGCGGCGCCCGCGTCGCGCCCGGCGACGCCTGCGCCGGCGCTCGCGCCGACGGCGACCGCGATCGCCAGGGCGGCGCCGACGCGCCGCAGTCGGCCGGTGGGCCGGGGCAGGTACGGCCGGTACCCGGTCTGCTCTGAGGGATTGCTCTGGATCATGCACAACAGCCTGCTGTGGCGGCGCGGCCAGGCCATCTGGCGCAGGGCCACATTCGACTTACGACCTTGGTAGGAGGTCGGATCAGCCTCCGGTAGGCGGCTCGGGTCGTGGCTGCGCCGGCCCGGGCCGGTCTGATCGCCGGGTGAACAGGTCGAGCAGGTCGCCGATCTGCCGGTTGGCTTCGGCAGGGTGTCGAAAGTGCCCGGTCGGGTCGACGGTGTACTGGTTACGGCGGCCGACGCGGGTGCGGCGCAGGTACCCGGCGGCCTCCAGGTCGGCGACGATGCCCTGGGCCGCGCGTTCGGTGATCCCGACGGACGCGGCGACGTCACGCAGCCGTACCGTCGGGTCCCGGGCGATGGCAAGCAGCACGTGCGCATGGTTGGTGAGGAAGGTCCAGCCCCGGGTGGGTGGCCGCGCGCCGGGCTTGGCTGACGCTGGCACCGACATGCTGATCCGCCGTCCCCTCGTTGTCGCGCGGCCTTCAGACGCAATATACGTAGGACGGTACGTGAAAGCGGGATCGTAGGTCCGGCCGATCGCCGCCGCGTCGGGTGTGGCGGTCCGGCCCTTGACGTGCGAACCATACTTCGCGAATACTTGTACGTAGTTCGAGGGGGAGTACCCGCGTACCGCCGCGTCGTCGTCAACACGGGCCCGGACCTGCCGCGCCCCGGCGACGCAGCCACCACCCGGTGGCCTGGGGAGACCTTCGTCCAGTAGCGCCGGCCCTGACCACGGGTCGGCCGGGCGAAAGGTCTGTCCGTTGACCGTTTCCTGGTGGGTCTGGGTCGCGCTGATGCTGGCGGTCGCCGCGATGTTGGCCGTCGACCTGTTCCTGCACCGCGACAACCACGTCATCGGCTTCCGTGAGGCCGCCATCTGGTCCGGCGTCTGGATCGCCGCCGGCCTGCTGTTCGGCGTACTGCTGTGGGCCTGGCAGGGCGGCGAGGTCGCCGGCACCTACTACGCCGGCTACCTGATCGAGAAGGCGCTGTCGATCGACAACGTCTTCGTCTTCGCGCTGGTCTTCAGCTACTTCGCCGTCCCGGCCGCGTACCAGCACAAGGTGCTGTTCTGGGGCGTCATCGGCGCCCTGGTGTTCCGGCTGGTGTTCATCTTCGTCGGCGCCGAGCTGCTGGAGACGTTCTTCTGGACCGCGTACCTGTTCGGCGCGTTCCTCGTCTACACCGGCTACAAGATGGCCTTCCGGCACGACGAGCAGACCCCACCGGACCGCAACCCGGTGGTCCGCCTGGTCCGCCGGGTCATCCCCACCGACCCCGCCTACCACGGCGAGAAGTTCTTCACCCGCGTCGACGGCAAGCGCGTCGCGACCCTGCTGTTCGTCGTCCTCATCGCGGTCGAGGCCACCGACCTGATCTTCGCCATCGACTCGATCGCGGCGATCCTGGCCATCAGCACCAGTACGTTCATCGTCTGGACGGCGAACGCCTTCGCCATCCTCGGGCTGCGCAGCCTCTACTTCTGCCTCGCCGGGCTGCTGCGCCGATTCGTTCACCTGCACTACGGCTTGGCGGTGCTGCTCGCCTTCGCCGGCGTCAAGCTGATCCTCTCCGAGACCCCGGTCGGCAAGCTGCCCATCCCGGTCACCCTCGGGGTCATCGTCGTCACCATCGCGGTGTCGATCATCTGGAGCCTGCGCAGCACCAGCGGAACCGGCGGCGGTGACGCCATCGGCGGCGGTGGCGACGACGTCAGCGGGCCGGACGCCGGTGTCTCCGGTGCCCGACCCGCTGAACCAGCTGATCAACCTGACCGTTCAGTTGTCAGATGATGGTCCGGCCCGTCGTCAGACGACGGTGCAGGGCGTTCCGTTCAAGGTGAACGCGGTCGGCTCCGCGGTCCCCGAACCGGTGCCGTTGAACCCGATGTTCGCCGTGCCCTGCGGCAGCAGCGTCGAGTTCCACGTCAACGAGGTCGCGGTGACGTCCTGGCCGCTCGTACCGTAGGTGGCGGACCACCCGCTGCCGAACGAGTGCCCACTGGGCAGGGTGAAGGCCAGGGTCCAGCCGTTGATCGTACTGGTGCCGGTGTTGGTGATGACGATGTTGCTGGTGAACGTGGAGCCACCGCTGTTGATCGTGTAGGACACCTGGCAGGTGCCCGCCCCCGTCGGCGTGT is a window from the Solwaraspora sp. WMMD792 genome containing:
- a CDS encoding RidA family protein; protein product: MSVQLLSPEGMAQPVPYHHVSIATGSRQVHVAGQVGRDADGKPVGDTDELADQVAQALRNTARGLAGAGASFADVVRLRFYVTDWTPEQMDDLMAGVGRVADELAIPQPFPPSSLIGVEVLYAPDVRVEIEADAVLD
- a CDS encoding response regulator transcription factor — translated: MLVDDQAVVRAGFRVLLEQAADIEVVAEASSGSAAVSTARRLRPDVICMDVRMPGGDGLTATRQILAEAGESPPAVLVVTTFDLDEYVFGALEAGASGFILKDCEPEDLIDAIRRLAAGYGLVDQAVTRRVIAEFARRRPAASPESAAAQQLTPREAEIVRLLARGLSNNEIADELFIETSTVKSHLGRAMAKIGVRDRLQTVVWAYQNGLVPR
- a CDS encoding histidine kinase; protein product: MNDHIEGRPFVRDCLLAAGVAALTFTMLAALFWVVTPPDAFALAPAREWLLVCLAVGQALLLCLRRVRPLVCLAAVVGVQVVMIASSPPDATIRGFAPFVVAYTIGGLLPTRRSFALVGTAVAVEAAASVGTAVAASSGLLPAVGPAGSSALSYLGGAFVGSYVATHRRYVRLLRQQAAEAVRTQQAKVRAAIGAERTQMARELHDVAAHHLSGMVVQAAAVQQLIDRDPAAAKEGVAWIRAQGKATLDNLRLVVGVLRAGPPDRTDGAGPYLDGEGTVPVPGLAVLDELVRTARDLGTPVDVTVDGTPRPVSPIADVALYRTVQEALSNARQHAPGAPVQVTLRYLPREVSLAVVNAPPARRPEPAARSSSGVGLVGMRERAQLIGARFADGPTADGGWSVTVTLTDDGGERS
- a CDS encoding helix-turn-helix domain-containing protein; translated protein: MPASAKPGARPPTRGWTFLTNHAHVLLAIARDPTVRLRDVAASVGITERAAQGIVADLEAAGYLRRTRVGRRNQYTVDPTGHFRHPAEANRQIGDLLDLFTRRSDRPGPAQPRPEPPTGG
- a CDS encoding TerC family protein; its protein translation is MTVSWWVWVALMLAVAAMLAVDLFLHRDNHVIGFREAAIWSGVWIAAGLLFGVLLWAWQGGEVAGTYYAGYLIEKALSIDNVFVFALVFSYFAVPAAYQHKVLFWGVIGALVFRLVFIFVGAELLETFFWTAYLFGAFLVYTGYKMAFRHDEQTPPDRNPVVRLVRRVIPTDPAYHGEKFFTRVDGKRVATLLFVVLIAVEATDLIFAIDSIAAILAISTSTFIVWTANAFAILGLRSLYFCLAGLLRRFVHLHYGLAVLLAFAGVKLILSETPVGKLPIPVTLGVIVVTIAVSIIWSLRSTSGTGGGDAIGGGGDDVSGPDAGVSGARPAEPADQPDRSVVR
- a CDS encoding helix-turn-helix domain-containing protein — its product is MPETTLAEADSPLNAEQRELLDQVLDKWSLRVLETLCGRPLRFNELRREIPAVTQKSLTATLRRLERNGMVERVVTGTRPLAVEYRIAPLGKTLQDLVDALFGWTAANYAEVERARRRFDDETTQRG
- a CDS encoding serine hydrolase domain-containing protein; protein product: MIQSNPSEQTGYRPYLPRPTGRLRRVGAALAIAVAVGASAGAGVAGRDAGAAAPDPTPTATTPADGTPAAAVEPAPLDGGDVDAWLDDVLPAALERNDIAGATVAVVHDGKIVTTRGYGHADTGTGDTGDTAVPVDPEQHLFRIGSVSKLATATAVMQLVQDGRLDLDTDIDRYLDFDLPRSFDEPITLRHLLTHTPGFEERIAGLIGQEGTPADLREALVTDPPEQIFRPGTVPAYSNYGNSLAGYIVERVSGVPFEEYVQRNIFDRLGMTSSSFVQPLPAPLAGRMSQGYATASAQAGPFEIVGTPPAGAMSASAPDMARFMLAHLGEPVGDQPLLDASTLDLMHQPALDAASLGTLAAGPRMTLGFFDESRNGRRIIGHGGDTLYFHSHLQIYPEEGAGFFVSLNSTGTSALANHELRLTLTEQFADRYFPAATPAAGAEAAAVSNAPAGSAERAAMAAGTYESSRTVRSNFLTLIGLTGRTTVSVRDDGRLLFEPRPLSDSAAVYEEIEPWVWREVGGQHTIAMRAAGGKVEAIAFDSAFALLPVEPARGTVLALGVIGASAVVLLLTVLAWPVGAIGRRVLRRAPRDRAGRTARVLSRVAVGSALLALTSWAVGLVLIMRLEDLSTVSLRTVQLFQLIGLLGVVPAAVRLVDDVRRRVGWSRTAGSILVLLALAGTGWFAIEFMLLAPDISY